Genomic DNA from Dehalogenimonas lykanthroporepellens BL-DC-9:
CCGAGACCGTCATCCGGGTCAACGATATTGCTACCCGAGGATTGAAACCGGATATGACCATATTGCTGGATATCCCGATTTCTACCGGCCAACACCGGAAAAGTAACTCGGTAGCCGATAGATTCGAACAGGAAGCCGACGAATTTCATAAAAGCGTTCGACAGTCATATCTGGCACTGGCGGAGGCAGACCCGGAACGATGGAAAGTCGTCAACGGCACACTCAGCCGGTCTGAAGTGACTGAAGCCGTTTGGAAACACGTCAAAGCTTTGTTGGAGATTTAAGCAATTCGTAAATCTCCCTATACTTCTTCGAAAGGCTGAAAATTGAAACAGAGTCCTCTTCTTACCTTACCGATACTTCTACTTGCCGGAGCCCTTATCTGGCTTTCGTCTTCCCCCATCGCCTATCACGCCGGCCCGGTCACGGGATTGTATATGATATCTGTTTCACCTGTACCAGGCGCGTTTTCTGCTCCAGCGGATTCCGCAATACAGGCATCGTTTTCAGAACCGGTAGCCTCCCAATCTCTGACACCGGACAGCTTCAGAGTGCACGGTTCTCTGTCAGGGACCATTCCAGGAACATTTGGCGGAGGGGGAACATCCACTGTCACCTTTTTCCCTTCATCAGCCTTCTTACCGGGAGAAAGGGTTACCGTAACTATTACCGATACCCTTTCAGCTGTTTCCGGCAATGAACTATCTCCTACTTATACATGGCAATTTACCGTTTCCGCCAGCGCCGGGCCGGGTAGTTTTTCCATCAGCCAAGTGCTAGCCGCCACTGCCTATTCTTCTGTTTCCGTGGGCGACCTGAACAGGGACGGATATGTCGATGCCGTTTTGTCAAAGAACGGTCAAAACGAAATCTGGCTCAACCAGGGGGACGGTACGCTGTCCCTTTACTGGACAGCGCCGGAAGCAGATGAAACCAGGCGCACTGTGTTATTCGACCTTGACAACGACGGTGATCTGGATATCTACGTAGCCAATAAAGGCAATGACTTTATCTGGCTTAATCACGATAATGCCTCCTCATTTAACAACAATCAGACTTTCTCTTTCAATGATTCTACCGCCGCCGTTGCCAGTGATTTCGACAACGATGGTTTCATAGACATCTACGTTACCCGATATGGGAACAGCGACGTTCTCCTGATGAATGACGGTAATGGCGCCCTTCAAGCGACCGGCGCCATTCCAGGAGCCAGCACCAACAGTAATGGCGCGGTTATAGCTGATTTCAACAACGACGGCCTGTTGGATGTTTTCACAGCCATACAGGGTTACAATCAGGTTCTCCTGAATGAAGGCTCCGCTGTCTTCACACCCGGCTGGACTTCACCCAATTCAAGAATCAGTTACGCTCTCGATACCGGCGATTTTAACAGTGACGACAATATGGATGTACTGGTCGCCAACGGCAACACCCCCAATGAAATCTGGCTTGGCAACGGCGACGGCACCTTCGCCGACAGCGGTCAGTCTCTCGGGGGAAATATCTGGACAGCAGATATCGCGGCCGCCGATTTCAATGGTGATGGATTGCCTGATGTTTATCAGGCCAATGGTATCGTGCCCGGTCCCGACCAGGTATTATTTTCAGATTCTGGTGGAAACCTGGTGGATTCTGGCGCAGTATTCGACAGCAAAATCAGTACCGCTGTCGCGACCGCCGACTTCAACAACGACGGCTTCGTCGATTTCCTGGTTACTTCATCAGATGGCGCTGAACTGTGGCTGAATCTAACCGAAGGCATCAATATCACTTCACCTGTATCTTCAAGCACCTGGTTCATCGGGGATACCGAGCTGCTGACCTGGACCTCTTTCGGTTTCGACGGCGCTGTGGCTATTGAGATATCCCGGGACGGCGGAAACACCTGGGTAAGCATCGGGGCTGATGTCGATAATACCGGGACATTCGAATGGACGGTTGACGAACCGGAGAGCCCGACTGTCAGGTTCCGGATAACATCAGTAACGGATCAGTCCATGACGGCAGTCTCGGAGCAATTCACGATTTTATTCCCCGACCCGGTCGCTATGAATGATTCCTATCAGACAGAACAAGATACCGAACTGGCTGTTCCCTCCGATCAGGGGGTACTGGTCAACGATACCTTCGGCGGTTCCATGGACCTGTCCGCCTCATTGGTGACCGGGCCGGAAAACGGTTCGCTGGAGATTTATCCGAACGGTTCTTTCATCTATATTCCCGATGTAGGCTACTTCGGTAATGATAGTTTCTCCTATTCAGCATCTGCCGGGGTTCAGGTATCTAATATCGCCAGTGTAGAGATTACGGTTATCGGCCATACGAACGTGCCACCCATGGCTGTCGATGATACTTTTGTTACTCAGAAGAACCAGACACTGGCCATATCTGAAAATGAAGGCGTACTGGCAAACGACGCCGATGAGGAGAGCGAATCACTGTCGGCCAGCTTAATCACGGATGTAACTAATGGCGAGCTAAACTTCCAATCGGACGGAAGTTTTCAGTATATCCCGGCCGAAGGTTTTTCCGGCATCGACTCTTTCGTTTACAAAGCTAATGACGGCACCGACGATTCCAATCCGGCTACGGTTACCATTATGGTCGAGGATAATTCTCCGAAAATCACCGCCGAGCCAACCGATATTTTGATTGTGTATGGGGAAACGGGACAATTCACCTCTGAAGCCATCGGCGTTCCGGCACCTTCGATACAATGGCAACAAAGCCTTGACCATGGTCAGACCTGGATCGATATCCCCGGCGCGGTTGACGGCACTCTGACTCTGTCACAGGCTGATGTCTCATGGACCGGACGGCAATATCGGAGTGTATTCACCAACGAACACGGCAGTACCGCATCATCGGCCGCCAGACTGACGGTATCAGCCCGAACTGTCGTCGTCACCGCCGACCCGGTAAATAAGACCTACGGTGAAGACGACCCGGTTTTAAGTTTTCAGATTTCGGTTGGGTCATTGGTGGCTGGTGATGCCTTCGATGGAGAACCGGGTAGAGAACCCGGAGAAGACACAGGTGAGTACGTAATATATCAGGGCAGTCTATCGCTGTCGTCAAACTATGAACTGACATTCAAAGGGTCCACCCTGACCATCCTGCCCAAACCGGCTTCTGCTACACCTGATAATATCAGTAAATACGAGGGTGAACCGGACCCGGTTCTGACGGGGACCTTGAACGGTTTTCTGGAAAATGACGGCATTACAGCCGAGTATTCCAGGGAGCCCGGCGAAGGGCTGGGACAATACCAGATTCAAGTGATTCTGACACCGGCAGACAAACTGACCAACTATCAGGTTACTCTTAACACCGGTGTGTTTTCCATTGTGGATAACCCGTATCCTCAAATAGTCGAGCAACCCGACGACCAGACAATAATTTACGGGAACGATGCCGTCTTTACGATAGTCGCCGAAGGGAATCCGGCACCGGAGGTAGTATGGCAAACCAGTGATGACGGCATTGAATGGCAATCGGTTATCGATGGTACCGGACATGTTTTTACTGTCCGGACACCCGAAGTGGCCATTGACGGACGTCGATATCGCGCTGTGGTCACCAATGAGTTCGGAGAAATATACAGCCGGATAGTTACTTTGAATGTGGTTCCTCGGGCGGTTGCGCCGATAGTGACCGTAGCCGAAAAAGTTTATGATGAAAATACTACGGCTCACATCAATTTCAGAGCTTTGTCCGGGCTTATCGATGGTGATGACGTCTACCTGGTCGGCGGCAACGCGGTATTCGCGACCCGAGACACCGGCAACGATATTGCTGTTACAATTACCGGACTCAGTATTGCCGGAAATGACGCCTTTAATTACGTCCTGACGACCACCGGATACCAGACACAGGCCAATATTCTGCCGCCGGTTTTTGACGGCGGCCTTTTTCAGAAAACAAGGTTGACGGCAGTAAACCTGGCAGGCAGTCTGCCATATCTGTCAGCCGAAAACACCACCACCGCATTCGGATATGTCACCACCAGAAACGGCGCGCTGACTATTGAAATCCAATCCGGTACCTGGCTGGGTGGTCTGGCCGGAGGTGATATCCACCTTTCAGTAACCCCAGTTTCAACGCCCGCCCCTCCCCAAAATTCAACGCTCATACTTGCCTACGACTTCGGTCCGCCGGGACTTGTTTTCGACCCGGGAATCAACCTGTCCTGGCATTATGATGCAAGCACTCTGCCCCCGGGTGTTACGCCGGCGGATCTGATTGCCGTTTACTTTGAGGGAAACACCTGGATCGAACTGCCCGGATCACTGGATGAGGTAAATCGCACCATCACCGTCCAGATCGACCACTTTTCCACTTACGGCCTGATGGCCGTACTGCCTGAGAAAACGGACGATATACCGGAACTACCCGATGCTGAACAAGAAAAGCCAGCCGAAATTCCAGAAAAGACGCTTCTGCCGATATCGGAAGGCGACGATGACACACCCGGCAAATTCGAAGGCCGTTACCTGATATCAGCTTTTGTCGGCGCCATGCTTGCAGGTGGTGCGGTCCTGTTATTCACCAGACGCGCCGATTCATATTGAATACATCGTCCATCAAGTAGTCTGACGCAGAATATCCTCTACCGCCCGACTCCACCCTTCCGGCCCGATACCTTTAACGAAAACAAGTTGGGGCACTTTTATTTTAGCCCAACGCTGTGCCGGCCCCTGTACCTGCATCGGTTTATTGACCGCCGACAACATCGACACGTCATTTTCCGAATCCCCGATACCGAAGGTCAATACGTTGCCGAAATTGAGCTTGAACAGTTCGGTGAGTATTTTCACTGCCTTACCCTTATCACTGCCGGCAGTAATGGTATAGAACTTGCCCCCGAAAGCATAATTCAAACCGGCGTTTTTCAGTTCGGTCAGCATCAGTTCAATCGCCTGACGACTGCCATGAAGCTTGATGGTTTCTGAATATTCGCGCTGTTTCGCCCGTTCGGCGGCTTTCAATGTCAGTCCCGTTTCAATGGCGACTTCTTCCACCGACATATCACTGTAGCCGGTAACCGCCAGGCTTCCAAGAGAAGGATTTTTCAATAACCGTTCACTGACGTCATTTCTGACCTGCTCAATTTTATGTTTCACATCCTGATAAGGCAGACCTATCTCCGTCACGACATAGTCATCGATGACTCTGTCGTAAGAATGCGGTCGGTGAAAATAGCCTTTCGGGACATATATTGCTGAGCCGTTTTCGGTAATGAAAGGATGATTCAGGCCCAGTTCCTGCCTCAGATTTTCCTGTTCGGCTCTAGTCTTAGATGAACAAAAGACGACCGGAATGTCGTGTGTCTGAATGCGACGTAGGGCTATCAGCGCTTCAGAATATGAATAATTGGACGGATGTAGCAACGTGCCGTCCAGGTCAGAGAATATTATCTGTTTAATCCGTTCCCCGAACGGACGCGCCGTGGATACCGGTAGCGGTAAATCCTCCGGCACGAACAAACGCCGGAATTCCCCGCTCAAAGCCGCGGAGAAACTGTCGAGGTCTGCCTGCTGAGGCGGGGGCATCAGGGTAACCGGCGGTGGTTCCTGCCCTGATTCCAGACAACCCGCTTCCACCAGTTCATCCAGTATCTGAGCTTTGATTCGTTCCTGTGACAGCGGGCTGTGATAAATGACTGACAGGCTGGGTTGCATCATCTCATTCAGCACATGCTCATCCCCCTTCTCGGCGTGAAGGTGGGGATTGACGGTTTCGGTCTGGAAAATTTCGACGCCTTTTTCTGATGCCTCTTTATTTTCAATCGGCAACATACCGGTGAATTTTTCAAGTATGGAAATCAGCTCTTCTGTTTCCACAGCATACCCGGTTCCAAAGTTGAGCCTTTCGGCCAGAGCTACGCTCATCGCGTGTTCACCGGCATTACCGGTTTTGAATACGTCGGTTTCGAACTGGCCCATGGTAGAAATCATGTTATTCAGGTGCTTGTTGGTAATCTCCGATACCCTGCCCCACTTCTTGAAATACAATTCGCCATACATTTTGGGTTTATAACGCCATTGGATTCGAGTCATGACATAGGGCGTTTTGGCGATGCTGAAAGTAGCCGCATAGTGCTTGGCATATTCCAGCGCGGCTCCCGGAATGTAGTTATCGGTATCAATGAAACCGACATAATCTTTTCCCAGCACCTTGGCCAGCATTATTCCAAGTATCATCCCCTCACTTTTACCACTCCGGATTAAACCATCCTCGCCGAGAATTTCAGGATATCCGGCTTCGACAAAGGCCTTGGCCACGGCGGGATCTTTCTGATGAACGAGCATCGCCTGCCTTCGGGTTATCTGGCAGAAGCGGCTCAGAATGTCATGCTCGATGCGAAATGCGTCGATATCTCCCCGTTGGCTGTTGGACAGAACGATAATGAAACAATCATGGGGCATCGCCGACAAGACGCCTTCGAAAACCTTGGCATCTTCATCCTTGATCGGTAGCACAATCACCATTTTACGTTCGATTTCATCAATGGCTTCACGCTCCACTTTCTGAACATCGGAGTTTTCCGCAACCTGGGGGTTTTTAGCTCCGGAATCCAGTTCCAAAACGCGGCGAACGCCGTATATGGTAACCGATCCCAGGTGCTCTGCCTGTCGTGTTCTCTCCAAACGCACGTTAGCCTCCTGCTTCGACAGACGCGTCATCGGTATGCCTGTCGAAAAAGTCTCTACCGGGTTTTAATTATACCATCGAAGTCATCGGGTCTAAACAGAATAAATCGGGGAGACCGCACAAAGCGGGCTCCCCGACCCGGATACAGACCTTGAATCTTATATGACCGACTCGCCGGTTTCCCCGGTACGAATTCGATAAGCCGCGTCGACAGGGATGATGAATATCTTGCCGTCGCCGATTTTGCCGGTCTTGGCCGCTTTTAGTATGGCTTCAACCGCAATATCACAGTCATCTTCGTGGCAGATCATCTCAATTTTGAGTTTCGGTAGAAAGTCCACCCGGTATTCACCGACTCGCCATTGCAAGGGTATTCCTTTTTGCTGACCCCGACCGGAGACCTCGGTGACGGTCATGCCTATCAGTCCTTTTTCTTCAAGGGCTTTTTTTACGGCATCCAGCCGTTCTTCACGGATTATAGCTTCTATCTTTTTCATTTTATTTAATCCCTCCGTAAGCTCGTTCTCCGTGTTGAGAGATATCCAGACCGACGATTTCTTCCGATTCCTTGACCCTGAGCCCCATGGTCTTGTCCAGAATCCAACCGATAGCCAGGGTTCCGATGAAGGCATACGCCATGGTCGCCGCTACAGCCACTGCCTGAATGCCAAGCTGTTCCAGATTGCCACTCAAAGCCCCGTCGACGCCGCCGACCGCGGCTGTGGCGAAGATACCGGTAGCCAGCGCTCCCCAGATACCACCGACACCGTGTACCGACATGACATCCAGTGAATCATCAAAGCCTTTTCTGGCCTTGAAGCTCATCGCCCAGTAACAAACCAGGGCGGCGACGCCACCAATGGCGATGGCGGCCATGGGAGTAACGAAACCAGCCGCCGGGGTGATGGCAACCAGACCGGCTACGGCGCCGGTTACCGCACCCAGCAGAGTGGGCCTTCGGCTTCTCCAGGACAGCAGTATCCAGACAAAAGCGGCCGCGGCCGCGGCGGTGTTGGTAGTGACGAAAGCGTTGGCGGCGGCTCCGTCAGCGGCCAACGCGCTTCCACCGTTGAACCCGAACCAGCCAAACCAGAGTAACGCGGCGCCGAGCATAACCATTGGAATGTTGTTGGGCTCCATGGGTTCTTTACCCAGCCCACGTCTGGCGCCGAGCAGTAGAACCAGGGCGGCGGCAGAGACACCGGCATTGATATGCACCACCGTACCACCGGCGAAATCAAGAGCGCCAAGTTCACCGATCCAGCCCCCTCCCCAGACCCAGTGAGCTACCGGGCCATAAATAACGGCCAGCCAGACGGCGGCAAAAACCAGCAGGGTACTGAACTTGATGCGTTCTACCACCGCACCGGTAATCAGGGCTACGGTAATGATGGCGAACATACCCTGAAACATCATGAACAGAAGATGGGGAATGGTCGAACCCTCGGTGGGGTCCATACCGACGTTGTTCAGACCGAGAAAATCAAAGTTACCGACCAGACTTGAGATACTGGAGCCAAAGCTCAGTGAGTAGCCAAACAGCACCCACAGAATTGAAACCAGTGCCAGTACGGCAAAACTCATCATCAAGGTTGAGATGAGATTTTTCTTGCGCACCATTCCGCCGTAGAACAGCGCCACTCCTGGTGTCATCAACATGACCAGAGCGGTTGAGACCAGAATCCAGGCAGTATCACCTGAGTTCATGTTGCACCTCCCTTTCTTTCTTATTTGAATCCACTATACCAAGCGGTTATTACCCCGGAATTACATCCGCGTTTCCATCAGATTACGTCGAAGTTTCCGAAAGGTTACGCCCACCCCCAATCATTTGCGCCGTCACCGGCAACTCCCTATAATGACACTTTGACTGTTATCATCTGATTGTCCGGGAGGCTCGCAGTACCTGTGGAAGTTTCTGAAGTAAGTAAGAACAACAAACTGTTAATTGACGGCGTACCGTATGCCGTTGAAAATGTCAGTTTCGTAAAACCGGGCAAGGGCCGGGCTATCTATCGACTGAAACTCCGCAACCTGCTGAGCGGAGTCTTATCCGAACCCACTTATCATTCCGGTGATAAGTTCGATGAAGCCAGTATCAGCGTCAGGGACATGCAGTACCTCTACGAAGAGAACGGCCATTATCACTTCATGGATTCCGAAAACTTCGAACAGCACCTGATGGAAGAAGCGGTGGTTGGAGACAAGGCCAAATATCTCAAGGACAATCTCGATGTTCAGGTCATGATTTGGGAAGACAAGCCTATCGACCTGATACTTCCAAAAGTGGTGGATTTGGCCGTGGTTGAAACAGAAGAAGCCTTGAAAGGTGCGACCGCAACCGCCCAGTTGAAAACCGCCAGACTGGAAACCGGACTGGAAATCGGTGTGCCCCCATTCATCAAGGAAGGCGACATCATACGGGTCAACACCGTTACCTGCAGTTACAGCGAAAGAGTCGGTTAGACCTGGCAGGCGACGTGGATATCGAACGCCTGACGAAAAAAGGACGCTCTCTGAGGCGCCGGGCGGAAATCATAAAAGCCATCCGGGACTTTTTTCTCCACCGGGACTATCTGGAAGTAGAAACCCCTCTGCTGACCGCTGTTCCCATTCCGGAAACCCATATCGATGCCATCGCTACCGACCGCGGCTTTCTGGTTTCGTCCCCTGAAATATACATGAAGCCTCTGCTGGCCGCCGGTTACGACCGAATATTTCAGATTTGTCATAGTTTCCGAAAAAATGAGATCGGCACTCATCACCTGGAAGAGTTCTCCATGCTGGAATATTATCGGGCGGGCTTCGATTATCTGGAACTGGCAGGGGAAACGGAGGAACTGGTCCTTCATATTGCCGGCAAACTGGGAACCTCCGGCGTCCTGAATTACCAGAACCGGCAGATAGACCTGTCCGGCCCCTGGGAGCGGTTGACCGTCAGGGAAGCTTTCATCAAAGCCTGTGACTGGGATCCGCTGGCCTCACCTGATCCTGAACGGTTCGACCTGGAACTGGCTACGTCGGTAGCCGGGTTGAGTTATGATAAGCCTCTGGTATTGTATGATTTCCCGGCAGATATGGCGTCACTCTCCAGACTGAAGAGCGGTAACCCCGCAGTCGCGGAACGAACTGAACTCTTCATCGGCGGATTAGAGGTTGCCAATATCTTCAGCGAACTGACCGACGTCGAGGAACAGAGACGTCGTTTCATCGCCGAGTTATCGGCCGATAAAAGCAAGCCACAGGCAGAATTGCCTGAGGCTTTTCTGGAAGCACTACGTTATCTGCCGGAATCAGCCGGCGGCGCGCTGGGTGTTGACCGCCTGGTGATGCTTTTCTGTGACGCCGCCGATATCAGGGAAGTCAATTTCTTCCCGATTTAGACTTCCACTATCTCCAGTGTTTCACCAGCTTCAGGCCCTTCCCATATCGTACCGGCGGGAGTGGTAACGGCGCTCCGACTGGACAGAGGCTTACCGCCGAACATTCCCATTCTGGTGATTTTGATCACCGTCGAACCGTGTTTGTCGGCGATTGTCTGGGAAACCGGATGCCCGGTGAACGGCGGATGATTGGGATCGGTCAGTGATACGGGTAGAAACACGTATTTGGAACCGTCAGCAACGGCATCGACCATCTCCCAGGAAATGCAGTCAGCGCATATCATCAACCCGATTCGGCCAAAGGGAGAATCAAAGGTCACTATATCCTTTCCGGGACATATCTTCAGCTCAACTTCTTCCCGGGTTATCTTGATTTTCCGGTAGGACGTGACTATCTTGCCCTGTTTCCAGACATAGCAGGTATTGTAATAACAGTCACCGCCGTCTTCCAGAATACTGCCGCCGATGATATACCCGGGGAAACGCAGACTGGCCTCGGCCAGCATATCATAGGCCGGCTTACCGGTTTCCCGATAACAGCTTTCAAGTGTGTACGATTTGCGATAATCGCCACCAGGAATGGAGAAAAACTCAGGCAAAGCGAAAAAATCGGCTTTGGTGTCGATAATGGCCTTATAAGCTTTCTCGATGTTTCGGGCGGCATCACCGCTGTCGGCTATCTGATAGATGGCTACTTTCATATCAGATGCCGCCCTGCCCCAGCGACGGATAACGGATCATGTTGTTCATATAGCGGGTAAGCCGCTCCATCAGCTCCTGAACAGCGGCGTTTTTGTACTCACTGACCAGGGAGGCCACCAGTCTTCTGACCGGCACTATTTCTTTCACCCGGTGAACATTGGCCCCACAGAAGGCAAACCCGCCGCTCAGATGCCCTCTCTGGGCGTTCATCAGAGCGATAAAGATGCAATAAGGACTGCTTTGATAGTCACAGGTCTTGACACAATGCTGTGGGCACTTGAACGGCTTTTTCTTACCGGCGGCTACGCTTTCGAGGTAAGCGTTTTGCAATGCCCGTCCCGGCATGCCGACCGGACTCTTGATGATTACCGCGTCCCCCGGGCTGGAATCTACATAGGCCTGCTTGAACAGCGGCGAAGCGTCGCATTCATCGGTAGCGACAAATCTGGTGGCCATTTGAACACCGGAAGCCCCGGATTTTAACATGTGGTAAATGTCCTGCCCGGAGTAAACGCCACCGGCGGCGATAATGGGAATCTTCCTCCCCGCTTTGGCGGCAAAAGGCTTGACGGCTTCGATGACTTCCGGGACCAGACGCTCCAACTGATTTTCCGGAGCATCCAGTTCTTCGGCCTTGAAACCCAGATGACCGCCGGCTTTGGGGCCTTCTACCACAAAACCGTCGGGAGTGTAATTAAATTCATCCTGCCATTTCTTGCAAAGTATACGGGCGGCGCGGGCGGACGAAACGATGGGTACCAGTTTGGTATGCCGGTTGTCGCCCAGCAATTCCGGCAACCGCAGGGGCA
This window encodes:
- a CDS encoding Immunoglobulin I-set domain protein (PFAM: Immunoglobulin I-set domain protein; FG-GAP repeat protein~KEGG: psl:Psta_4082 outer membrane adhesin like proteiin), giving the protein MKQSPLLTLPILLLAGALIWLSSSPIAYHAGPVTGLYMISVSPVPGAFSAPADSAIQASFSEPVASQSLTPDSFRVHGSLSGTIPGTFGGGGTSTVTFFPSSAFLPGERVTVTITDTLSAVSGNELSPTYTWQFTVSASAGPGSFSISQVLAATAYSSVSVGDLNRDGYVDAVLSKNGQNEIWLNQGDGTLSLYWTAPEADETRRTVLFDLDNDGDLDIYVANKGNDFIWLNHDNASSFNNNQTFSFNDSTAAVASDFDNDGFIDIYVTRYGNSDVLLMNDGNGALQATGAIPGASTNSNGAVIADFNNDGLLDVFTAIQGYNQVLLNEGSAVFTPGWTSPNSRISYALDTGDFNSDDNMDVLVANGNTPNEIWLGNGDGTFADSGQSLGGNIWTADIAAADFNGDGLPDVYQANGIVPGPDQVLFSDSGGNLVDSGAVFDSKISTAVATADFNNDGFVDFLVTSSDGAELWLNLTEGINITSPVSSSTWFIGDTELLTWTSFGFDGAVAIEISRDGGNTWVSIGADVDNTGTFEWTVDEPESPTVRFRITSVTDQSMTAVSEQFTILFPDPVAMNDSYQTEQDTELAVPSDQGVLVNDTFGGSMDLSASLVTGPENGSLEIYPNGSFIYIPDVGYFGNDSFSYSASAGVQVSNIASVEITVIGHTNVPPMAVDDTFVTQKNQTLAISENEGVLANDADEESESLSASLITDVTNGELNFQSDGSFQYIPAEGFSGIDSFVYKANDGTDDSNPATVTIMVEDNSPKITAEPTDILIVYGETGQFTSEAIGVPAPSIQWQQSLDHGQTWIDIPGAVDGTLTLSQADVSWTGRQYRSVFTNEHGSTASSAARLTVSARTVVVTADPVNKTYGEDDPVLSFQISVGSLVAGDAFDGEPGREPGEDTGEYVIYQGSLSLSSNYELTFKGSTLTILPKPASATPDNISKYEGEPDPVLTGTLNGFLENDGITAEYSREPGEGLGQYQIQVILTPADKLTNYQVTLNTGVFSIVDNPYPQIVEQPDDQTIIYGNDAVFTIVAEGNPAPEVVWQTSDDGIEWQSVIDGTGHVFTVRTPEVAIDGRRYRAVVTNEFGEIYSRIVTLNVVPRAVAPIVTVAEKVYDENTTAHINFRALSGLIDGDDVYLVGGNAVFATRDTGNDIAVTITGLSIAGNDAFNYVLTTTGYQTQANILPPVFDGGLFQKTRLTAVNLAGSLPYLSAENTTTAFGYVTTRNGALTIEIQSGTWLGGLAGGDIHLSVTPVSTPAPPQNSTLILAYDFGPPGLVFDPGINLSWHYDASTLPPGVTPADLIAVYFEGNTWIELPGSLDEVNRTITVQIDHFSTYGLMAVLPEKTDDIPELPDAEQEKPAEIPEKTLLPISEGDDDTPGKFEGRYLISAFVGAMLAGGAVLLFTRRADSY
- a CDS encoding mannosyl-3-phosphoglycerate synthase (TIGRFAM: mannosyl-3-phosphoglycerate synthase; HAD-superfamily hydrolase, subfamily IIB; mannosyl-3-phosphoglycerate phosphatase family; mannosyl-3-phosphoglycerate phosphatase~KEGG: dev:DhcVS_1144 HAD-superfamily hydrolase~PFAM: Mannosyl-3-phosphoglycerate synthase; Haloacid dehalogenase domain protein hydrolase type 3), with the translated sequence MTRLSKQEANVRLERTRQAEHLGSVTIYGVRRVLELDSGAKNPQVAENSDVQKVEREAIDEIERKMVIVLPIKDEDAKVFEGVLSAMPHDCFIIVLSNSQRGDIDAFRIEHDILSRFCQITRRQAMLVHQKDPAVAKAFVEAGYPEILGEDGLIRSGKSEGMILGIMLAKVLGKDYVGFIDTDNYIPGAALEYAKHYAATFSIAKTPYVMTRIQWRYKPKMYGELYFKKWGRVSEITNKHLNNMISTMGQFETDVFKTGNAGEHAMSVALAERLNFGTGYAVETEELISILEKFTGMLPIENKEASEKGVEIFQTETVNPHLHAEKGDEHVLNEMMQPSLSVIYHSPLSQERIKAQILDELVEAGCLESGQEPPPVTLMPPPQQADLDSFSAALSGEFRRLFVPEDLPLPVSTARPFGERIKQIIFSDLDGTLLHPSNYSYSEALIALRRIQTHDIPVVFCSSKTRAEQENLRQELGLNHPFITENGSAIYVPKGYFHRPHSYDRVIDDYVVTEIGLPYQDVKHKIEQVRNDVSERLLKNPSLGSLAVTGYSDMSVEEVAIETGLTLKAAERAKQREYSETIKLHGSRQAIELMLTELKNAGLNYAFGGKFYTITAGSDKGKAVKILTELFKLNFGNVLTFGIGDSENDVSMLSAVNKPMQVQGPAQRWAKIKVPQLVFVKGIGPEGWSRAVEDILRQTT
- a CDS encoding nitrogen regulatory protein P-II (PFAM: nitrogen regulatory protein P-II~KEGG: det:DET1124 nitrogen regulatory protein P-II), yielding MKKIEAIIREERLDAVKKALEEKGLIGMTVTEVSGRGQQKGIPLQWRVGEYRVDFLPKLKIEMICHEDDCDIAVEAILKAAKTGKIGDGKIFIIPVDAAYRIRTGETGESVI
- a CDS encoding ammonium transporter (KEGG: det:DET1125 ammonium transporter~TIGRFAM: ammonium transporter~PFAM: ammonium transporter), whose amino-acid sequence is MNSGDTAWILVSTALVMLMTPGVALFYGGMVRKKNLISTLMMSFAVLALVSILWVLFGYSLSFGSSISSLVGNFDFLGLNNVGMDPTEGSTIPHLLFMMFQGMFAIITVALITGAVVERIKFSTLLVFAAVWLAVIYGPVAHWVWGGGWIGELGALDFAGGTVVHINAGVSAAALVLLLGARRGLGKEPMEPNNIPMVMLGAALLWFGWFGFNGGSALAADGAAANAFVTTNTAAAAAAFVWILLSWRSRRPTLLGAVTGAVAGLVAITPAAGFVTPMAAIAIGGVAALVCYWAMSFKARKGFDDSLDVMSVHGVGGIWGALATGIFATAAVGGVDGALSGNLEQLGIQAVAVAATMAYAFIGTLAIGWILDKTMGLRVKESEEIVGLDISQHGERAYGGIK
- a CDS encoding translation elongation factor P (KEGG: det:DET0870 translation elongation factor P~TIGRFAM: translation elongation factor P~PFAM: Elongation factor P ; Elongation factor P/YeiP protein; Elongation factor KOW domain protein); this encodes MEVSEVSKNNKLLIDGVPYAVENVSFVKPGKGRAIYRLKLRNLLSGVLSEPTYHSGDKFDEASISVRDMQYLYEENGHYHFMDSENFEQHLMEEAVVGDKAKYLKDNLDVQVMIWEDKPIDLILPKVVDLAVVETEEALKGATATAQLKTARLETGLEIGVPPFIKEGDIIRVNTVTCSYSERVG
- a CDS encoding tRNA synthetase class II (D K and N) (PFAM: tRNA synthetase class II (D K and N)~KEGG: deh:cbdb_A853 lysyl-tRNA synthetase-related protein) encodes the protein MDIERLTKKGRSLRRRAEIIKAIRDFFLHRDYLEVETPLLTAVPIPETHIDAIATDRGFLVSSPEIYMKPLLAAGYDRIFQICHSFRKNEIGTHHLEEFSMLEYYRAGFDYLELAGETEELVLHIAGKLGTSGVLNYQNRQIDLSGPWERLTVREAFIKACDWDPLASPDPERFDLELATSVAGLSYDKPLVLYDFPADMASLSRLKSGNPAVAERTELFIGGLEVANIFSELTDVEEQRRRFIAELSADKSKPQAELPEAFLEALRYLPESAGGALGVDRLVMLFCDAADIREVNFFPI